Genomic window (Penaeus vannamei isolate JL-2024 chromosome 7, ASM4276789v1, whole genome shotgun sequence):
TCAAGTTCTTTCagacagtgtatgtgtgtttagctatctatatatctatttccctatctctctctctctctctctctctccatctctgtctctctcactctttcagagagagagagagagagatacatgtgtgtatatatatatacatatatgtatgtatatatacatatacatgtaaatatatatatatatatatatatatatatatatatatatatatatatatatatatatatatatatatatatatatatatatatatatatatatatatatatatgtatgtatatatatatatatacatatacatacacacacacacacacatatatatatatatatatatatatatatatacatatgtatgtatgtatatttgtatatgtatatatgtatatagtgtccctatcctccctgcctcccttcgcACAACCCGCCCACCGCCAACGACCCCACCAACGAGagatctcctcctccttactccttgtCGAAGAGGACCTTGAGTGGGTCGCCCTCGGGGAACACCCAGCCGAAGTTGGCGGGGAAGAAGTGGGACTTGGCGAGGGCGAGACGGTACTTCCCGCTGGCGTTCGAGTCCTCCTCGATCGCGAAATCCAAGTAGGACTTTTcctggtggaggaaaggagggtgaggtgcctgtggggagggcgtgaggggaggaagggggtgaaggaggaggaaagaggggagaaagaaaacgaggagaggaaatgggagagtgaaaaagaaaaaaaagggaagagagaaaagcgacgGAAAAAGTGTGgcgaagaaaaggatagagaaaacgggaagggaggaaaataagaaagaaaacggagagaaaacgggaagagggtaAACTGAGACAGAAaaccggaagagagaaaagggagaaagaaaaccggaagagagaatagaaagaaagaaagtggcgagactggaaaatcgaaaaaaagaaagaaaaaaaggaggaaaaggtgacCAGATTctaagatacgagagagagaagatggagaaaagggaaagagaaaaggaatagacaaaacggagagaaaaaaaagggatacagaaaaaagggagagaggggagaaaggaaatggacaaagaagagagaggagaaagaaaatggataaagaagagagaagagaaaggaaatagaaaaaaagaaagaggaggcagggtaaaacaagaaagaacgcAGAGAACAAAACATAATAGGGGGAAATGAAGAAACaataggaaaggaagaacagagaagagacgaATAGATACAAAAGAACCATAATAACTTCGTGAAAtacggagaagggagaaaatagacacggaagagaaggatagaggaaagaaaggaggaagcgggagagagaacaagaacaaagtgAAGAGAGGCTTTGAAGGAATAAGTGGAAAGGAAATTAGACGGGAATAGGGTTAATTAAAGGCGGAGAACAAGAGATCTGAGTTaattatagagagaaagaggagagagaaaaaaatgtgaagaaatggaaatagaaaataagaatgtgGAGGcacttaataaatgaataataaagggaataagataaagaaagatggaaagaaacggCTAATCtttcatgataatcatagtgagtgattttgattactgcaataacaaGTAAGTGAATGAACACCTGCTTCTTAGATGGACTCACTGTAAACACAAATTAACAAAGGTTAGTAATTGAGGTATTAATAATATTGCGAATACATGCTAATGCGCTAAAATTTAACTTCCAATACAtgtagctgatttttttttttcttttttttttcttttttgctttatgctttgtttataaatcatattttcataacgtgtttccttttcttttgatcACGTTCCGAAAAGAAATGTCTGTggatgctttatttttttctttatacatatgctcccttccccctttcttattcctcatttctttcttcaattctttcttctttttttacaaattcctcctcctcaaaatggaaacaaacaaacCTCAACATAGACTGTAATCACTGGAATGAACAAGCAACATAAAAAGATGTATGCAAACGATCGTGCAATTTCGAGAAGGTAAACACTGTATGTAAAAGCAAACAGTAACAAGAGTAAGGATTCTCTAGCTAATTTCACCGCCCTTATAATCAGGGATTCCCGATGATTTGTCAATAAAGCGGAAGagacgggagaaggggaagatggtaggttgggaaagagatgaagaggaggaagaagaggattaaggaggatgagagggtaagatgatttaaagaaaatgggaggcGAGTGGAGAggattaaagaaaacgggaggcgCGTGAAGAGGATTAAAGAAAACGCGAGGCGAGtggagagaattaaagaaaacgggaggcgAGTGGAGAGGATTTAAGGAAACGGGAGGCGAgtggaaagaattaaagaaaacgggaggcgAGTAGAGAGGActaaagaaaataggagagggatgatagacagagagagagacctagaaaaaaaagaacatgagaaAGATAAAAACCGAGATGGACGCAAGTAAGAAAAGGTGaaataaggaggaaaataagagagagaagaagaaaagaaaacaagtcaagaaacaaaaagaaaaaagaaagttaaagtaGATGAAAACAGTTACCACtctcataaatagataaacaaacaataatacatacaacacaaagaaaaaagaaaaaaataataaataaaaaaatactacccTTACCTTTATGAAAACATGGGTACCCTTGAGGACTTCCAAAACGCCATCGTAGTCCGTAGTGACGAGGGCGTCGGTGCTCTCAGCGAACGGCGCTCCTATAGCCCGGTAGACCCCCTGTGCGTCCTTGTTCTGCGAGTTGAACGttcggtcacactagtcttccctGTCATGGGATCCCCTGACAACCTCGCCGGAGAAAGGTCGAGCTGTGGTCAGACTAGTCTTCCCTGTCATGGGATCCCTTGATAGCCTCGTCTGGTGAGGTCAAGCtgtggtcacactagtcttccctGTCATGGGATCCCTTGACAGCCTCGCTGGAGGAAGGTCAAGCtgtggtcacactagtcttccctGTCATGGGATCCCTTGATAGCCTCGTCTGGTGAGGTCAAGCTGTGGTCACACTGGTCTTCCCTGTCATGGGATCCCTTGACAGCCTCGCCGGAGGAAGGTCAAGCtgtggtcacactagtcttccctGTCATGGGATCCCCTGACAGCCTCGCCGGAGGAAGGTCAAGCtgtggtcacactagtcttccctGTCATGGGATCCCTTGACAGCCTCACCGGAGGAAGGTCGAGCtgtggtcacactagtcttccctGTCATGGGATCCCTTGACAGCCTCGTTGGAGGAAGGTCAAGCtgtggtcacactagtcttccctGTCATGGGATCACTTGACAGCCTCGCCGGAGGAAGGTCAAGCtgtggtcacactagtcttccctGTCGTGGGATCCcttgacagcctcgccgaagtcaggtcaagctgtggtcacactagtcttccctGTCATGGGATCCCTTGACAGTCTCGTCTGGTGAGGTTTCTGATGAGGGGCTTGTGTATGTAAAAGTagtggtgtggatgtgtgtttgtgcagggaatgaggggggggggttattttgggcagggggggttgagtggggagggggtgtttactggtgggtgtttatgtgtgtgaggaggtgaggtggttggttgcggagggggggggtgtttatgtttgcgtttctgtgtgtgtgtgtttgtctgtgtctaagAATGCATGCACTGGAAAGCAGATGTATGCAGTATGAGAAAATGCAAAGTGAGCCACTGTTTGTTCGAGTCGTTGAAAAGGTTTGCCCTAATTAGCATAAACTCAAGAGAAATTTTGACTATTATCTTTCTGCACGAGCTCATTTTCTAACAAAGGAGCAAAACCTTCCAAGAAAATTacattgttgataataaaaacagggaAATGATATAACACATTATTGAAAAATATGTTTTATCATAAAAGTTGTGATGTGTTTAAACTAGatacctacacactcacacacacacatacatatatgtgtgcatatatatatatatatatatatatatatatatatatatatatatatatatatatatatatatatatatatatatatatatatatatatttatttatttatttatttatttatttatttatatatatatatatatattgtaaccaaTATCGTTCCACACATCTGTCCGTGTTCGAAACGGATGCTGTACCTTCCTGTTGCAGTCCTCCTGTGTTTACATCATCAGAGGACACGGCCGATTCGCCCCAACCATACCCGAGCCTGGTTGACCTaaggtgacctacatctcccccctccccctcgagcaagccctTTTAACTCGCCCCCTTTGTCTGGGCTGAAACAAACAACTCCCGGAGCTAGCATAAGAGGACACGGCGTCagaccgctccgccctcggcacccggggcactCGGGTCTCTCGTGCCAAGActcctttctttcatatatatatatatatatatatatatatatatatatatatatatatatatatatatatatatatatatatatatccatatacacgagtacatacatatataatcatatatatatgcatataatatgtatatgcatatatataaatatatatatatatatatatatatatatatatatatatatatatatatatatatatatatacatgggtatatacatgtatatacatatacatatatacatatatatgtatttctgtgtggaTAGTGCTCATTGCGATAACTATAGAAAATgtatgaaggaaaatgaataacttCATTGTGCAAGAAATACGTTAGATTGGTTTCGATTATATTATCGTCAagatattatttcatttctaaGATTTCTGTCTGTTAGTTTTGAGTTAGTTTTGACAAGGGAATGTTCTACGTACCCAGCGTCTTTCTTGGACGGTATGAAATAACTAACAAAGAATCTTTATCATTTGTGGGTTAAAGTAGATCCGGAAGCGTTGTACCGTAAATGAGGTTCATTGTGTTATAATGATGAAGTTCTGGAGGTTATATCTGGGTTTTGTGATGACATCATTAATGGGATCAGGTGGGATAAAGCCGGGAAGAAGCACGCACATGGACGTGAagctgtgtctatatatgtacacagaaatacacacatacacacgcacacagacatacacaaacataggcacagacacgtgcacaaacatacgcttacacatacatatactctctctttctctctctctctctctctctctctctctctctctctctctctctctctctctctctctctctctctctctctctctctctctctctctctctcattctctctctctctctcattctctctctctctctctctctccctctctctctctctccctctctctctctccctctctctctctctctctctctctctctctctctctctctctctctctctctctctctctctctctctctctctctctctctctctctctctcctccctctctctccctctctctccctctctctctctctctctctctctctctctctcttacatacacacacacacacacgcaaacatacacattcacaacacccacacatcttaccataaatagatacaaataattATACACAAGTTCATACTACATTCACGATCACTTAAAGGCAAATTAAACCGATATTAAAATCTTGTTATAACCTTCCCTGGAGGATCTGGTGCAATCAGTTTCGGTAAACTGGCAAGTACGTTATGGattgaataaacaaaaatgaatagatataacaTGCAAACCACTTTTTTTATCAAACCAAATCAATTCATGTGCAAGACTGtttgtatttccctttttttgtcttttgttttttggctTGATGATTCAAACCTATTTTGATGTTGTGTAATCTTGTGATCTAAATATCAAAGCACGGAATTCACGACCTCAAGAACCAAAAATATTATCAGATGAGAGTACAAACCccatccacatctctctctctctctctctctctctctctctctctctctcttttcctctctctctctctccctctctctctcttttcctctctctctctctctctctctctctctctctctctctctctctctctctctctctctctctctctcactctctttatctttatctctccctccatcccctcctctctatctatctatctgtctatctaactatctttatctctctctctctctctctctctctctctctctctctctctctctctatctatctatctatctatctatctatctatctatctatctatctctctctctctctctcattaatgatgatgaggatgaagaggaggaggaagaggatgatgatgataatgatgatagtgataataatagtgataataataacaatgataataataataagaatgataccaGTGCAGAAAGGATGGAATACCTTTCTGCAAACACTTTCCCTTTTCTGCGAATGTGAAGCCATATCAAAAATGTATAAAGTAGGATACTGAACCTGAATCTATTTCCGTATATGAGCACTGAAAAATATTTGACGGGGATATTTATATGCAATAAAACATTCCAGTtcacctttctatctctttttctccatttctgtatatatacattgtttatatatatatatatatatatatatatatatatatatatatatatatatatatatgaatatatatatatatagatagatagatagatagatagatctgtgtgtgtgtgtgttagtgtgtgtgtgtgtgtgtgtgtgtgtgtgtgtgtgtgtgtgtgtgtgtgtgtgtgtgtgtgtgtgtgtgtgtgtgtgtgtgtgtgtgtgtatgtgtgtgcatatatatatatatatatatatatatatatatatatatatatatatatatatatatatatatatacatatatatatataaagaaatagagaaaaagaggtgaTCGATCAGACACGGACGCTCCATAACCCAAATAAAATAATCTTCGCAATCCTTCAGTAACAATCTGTTGCAATTAAGTTCATTTAACCCTTGCGCGTCGGGTCAAAATCCCATTAGTTCATCCTATTTGCAATGCACATTCTAAAAATAGGGACTGCCTCGTGGAAACTGATGGTGCAAATGGTGATTATAAAACAGAATTTCCACAGAATCACCGACACTTCGATAACACAGCCGTTGtttgcaaaaaagaagaaaaaataaaataaaatatgatgtTTCAGTCAGACAGCTGATCAGCCGTAAAGAAATTCAATAATCTATtgggataaaaaatgaataaatagataaatgaaatggaCAAATATGGTCTCAGTAAGACAGCTGATCAGCCGTAAAGAAATTCAATAATTCATtgggataaaaaatgaataaataaacaaatgaaatggaCAAACTCGCCAAGGAAGTGAAACTAATTGTTCCTTATTGAAATCCAAGGACCTGTGAACAAGAAAGGGCTATACAAGAAGCTATGATCATGATAGTGTGATATACGAGAAGAACCCTTATATCACAATCAGCTAAAGATAGAACAAATCTTTCAAACATTTCCatttttctataaaaaaataaattagtaTTGAACAATCAAGTTCTTCTTCACTACAATATCTATCTTCTCCCATTAATTATACCTAGATCGATAATTTGTGAATAAAAAGACATTATCATTGCTTGTATTGCCTCTAAAAGTAATTGTCATTAAAGCTGGTTGTCGCTTATTCGGGAATAAAAACTATAGTTACGGCAGTttcaataaaagtaattatattaaAGCTTAATACCTGGCTCTCGCTTATTTgggaataaaaaacaaagttATTGCTTATATTGCTGATTCCCAATCAAGTAAATGACAattatagatttaaaaaaaaaacgataaaaaatatatatataatggaaatgaaaaacatCATAAAACGGATAATAACCAAAGCTTACTTGAATTTGTCATGCGATTCAGGAAATGAAGTATTATAGTAGTTAATCAGACATCTAattctctctatgtatacatgtgtctatttatgtgtgtgtgtgtgtgtgtatgtctatgtgtgtgtgtgtgtgcgtgtatgtgtgtgtgtgtgtgtgtgtgtgtgcgtgtgtgtgtgtgtgtgggtgtgtgtttgtgtgtgtgtgtgtgtgtgtgtgtgtgtgtatgtataattgtatgtgtgcgtgtgtgtgtgcgtgcctgtgcgtgtgtgcgtttatgtgtgtgtgtgtgtgtgtgtgtttatgtgcgtgtgtgtgtttatgtgtgtgtgtgtgtgtatgtgtgtgtgtgtgtatgaaaatatattcatgtacgtatatatataaaaaaaaaatgtaaatgtgtgtaaatatatattcatctatttatgcgtatatataaatagacacacgtatatatacatatatacatatactgcatgaGAACACAACCCTCTCAGCGACTCGCCAGAAAGAGGTTCTCCAAGGCAGACGATTTCCTGAAGGTCCATTGCAGTTCGGACTGACGCGCGAGGTCCTGCAGGGAGTCCACGCCCTCGGCCACCCGCGGCACCGTCAGGAAGGAGATGAGGACCCCCGTGTAGGCGCAGCTGAGGGCCACCACGCCCACGATCCACCCGCCGAAGATCATCCGCGTGGCCGTGCTCAGGGGGTACACCACGCCTGGGGAAGGTTTGGAATGGGGATTGATTTTGCTTGTGACattttgagtttttttattttttatttttttattttgttattttttttacttttttattcttttttttattttttttttattttttttttagaggccgtgggagggggggggggcgtgtgagaGTTTTATTTCGGAAATAGAATGGGTTTAATTAATCGTAtcgcgtgtttctctctctctctctctctctctctctctctcttttcttttttctttttttaagaatggGAGGTGATAGTTCGATTCCGGAATTAGAATTAATCTAATCTAATTACTCACCGTGGGAGTTTCTTCTCTCCGAGTGTAGTGTAATTCTTTTCAATTATGATTAAtcatttaaaacaaaacaaaacaacaacaacaacaacaacaaacatttaATTAAATTCTCGCACTAGAGTAGTCGCTAAAAGAAAATTCGAAATATCTCTAATTCAACGCATCGCTTCGAACACAACATGCTTCGAAGCACCGAACCCGCGATTCATTTTTAGAACCTGAGGGGCGAATTGCGACGGTGGAAATACTACGTCTGTGCGTTACGTAAAGTCCTATTATTACGACCTCTTACAACGACAAAGTTTCTCGTTATTAAGCCTTCCTTAAGTGAACTTGTACAGAGGATGTAACATAACCTTCTTTTCTTTCGGATGTAATAACGAAGTTCGGAAACTATGCCATGTTCGGCCGTTATTGTAATACAAGATTACTTTTTTTATTGGTAATACTTGAGGCTTGTGCTGTTGAGGATGATACCAGTGTCTTGTAACAGCAAGAACATGAACGTAACATGTCTGTGTAAATCGTAaattgaaagagagcgagaaagagagagagagcgacagagagagagagagagagagagagagagagagagagagaatgagagagagagagagtgagagagcgagagagagagagagagtaagcgagatagaaagaaagagagagagagagagagatacaaagagagagagagagaaagagagagagagagagagagagcgagatagagagaaagaaatacagagagagagagcgagagcgagattgatacatagagagagcgagataaatacatagagagagaaagagagagagttagagaaagagaaaaagagagagagagagagcgagagcgagttagagagttagagaaaaagagagagagcgagatggagagaaagagagagacgctttATATCTGCAATATGGATTTTGCCTCCCAGATAAACACGATGGAAATAGTGTGTTGTGAACATGTTTATTCATTCTGAACAAAACAAGTCTGAATGGGGGATCGAGCCACGGTGGAATAATTGAACATCTTGTCATAGATCTTTTCTAGAGAGAGTTAGACATTTATGTGTTCCTGCAGGGAGTatatgtcgttattattattctattattattattattattattattattattattattattattattattatcattattattattattattattattattattattattattattattattattattattattattattatcattattattatcattattattatcattattattattattattattattattattattattattataattattattaataataacaatattattatcatcattactattatcattatcaaaatttatatgatcattttgattgtcattattattgccatccttctcataatcatcattgttatcattatcctcaatgttatcattatcattttaattatttttatgattattatcattattgtttatttattattatttattgtttatttattatttattattatttattattatcattaccatcatcattattatcactattattgttatcaagatcatcatcattattattatcatcattatcattatcattatcattacttttgtaataacacatagaaagaaaacacatagaaagaaaacacaaaacattCGCATCTCCATAACacatacgaaagaaagaaaagaaagatttaaaaaataataataataaaaataataaataataatgaataaaaaaaagtaaaataaataaatctaaaaaaataatatcttACCTTGCTGAAGTAGAGCGGTAATAAGCATCCAGTAATAACCCAAAATAGAGGCGCTTTTCCCTTGTCCAACCGGTTCGTTATGCGGGTACGTGAACTGGTACTTCTGAACTCTGCTGAACAGGTACATGGTCGGCCCCAAGAAGATCAGGCTTGCTAAAATCGCCAACCATACCTGCAATCCTCACATGATCACCAATCATACAATCAGATTTCCTCTACGGATTTGATATCATAGAGATTAATCATATCCTTAAtcaagttatttattcatatagaacTGTAGcactttattttcatcaatatctatCACCATCAATATACGCTGTAGACAACAATTAATCAATATTATTCTCTACATTAAGATAAAATTTATgcctgttatcattaacatcattgcttTTAGTTGTCAATATCTATTAACGTcatttgatatcatcatcattatcatgaattcgGCAAGCTTACACCATGAAGTCAATTTAATcctatattcgtgtgtgtgtgtgtgtgtgtgtagtctgtgtaagtgtagtgtgtagtgtgtgtgtgtgtgtgtgtgtgtgtgtgtgtgtgtgtgtgtgtgtgtgtgagtagtgtgtagtgtgtgtgtgtgtagtgtgtagtgtgtgtgtgagtagtgtgtggtgtgtgtgtgtgtgtgtgtattgtagtgtgtgtagtgtgtagtgtgtagtgtgtgtgtgtgtgtgtgtgtgtgtgtgtgtgtgtgtgtgtgtgtgtgtgtgtgtgtgtgtgtgtgtgtgtgtgtgtgtagacatgtatatgtatatatatatatatatatatatatatatatatatatatgtgtgtgtgtgtgtgtgtgtgtgtgtgtgtgtgtgtgtgtgtgtgtgtgtgtgtgtgttcttatagatatgtatatatacatatgtgtgtgtgtgcttatagatatgtatatatacatatatgtgtgtgtgtgtgtgtacatatgtatatatacatatgtgtgtgtgtgtgtgtgtgtgcttgcgtgcgtgtgtgtgtatatatatatgtgtgtgtatgtgcatatgtgtgtgtgtgcatgtaggtgtatgtattcATTAGTAATGGCAATTAActgtattgatatcatcattatttgtgacATTACGACCAACCATAATTAATTAGCAAACAGCCTTTTGATCATTTTTGAATAATTAGTTGTCCTTTTAACCTGTTCAGTCAcctggaaacaaacaaacaaacaaaaattactttcctgcattctatttttttcttcattttctttcttactttttttccttccttttttcttttctttccttcttctcttctttctttcatttttttccttctttctttatttttaatgataatagggtaataataataatgataataataaaaataataataacaatagtgat
Coding sequences:
- the LOC113827355 gene encoding glutamate receptor ionotropic, delta-1-like, producing MTGKTSNKDAQGVYRAIGAPFAESTDALVTTDYDGVLEVLKGTHVFIKEKSYLDFAIEEDSNASGKYRLALAKSHFFPANFGWVFPEGDPLKVLFDKEIIRMQETGLFDKWKKRYWPTNERSRNRSQMSSTEVQ